One genomic segment of Helicobacter pylori NQ4053 includes these proteins:
- the hopL gene encoding Hop family outer membrane protein HopL, translated as MIKKTKKFILFFLVSSLLAEDNGWYMSVGYQIGGTQQFINNKQLLENQNIINSVTQSAINIAGPTTGLITLSSQSVIDALGYGVSNTVGNQLEGISNILNQIGKRKDFYSSRQISSISQQIIGLKGSSDPLKAHSSQITAKLLSNTQSAFDKGIALSTSIISSINSLNPSNNTQEVKAQLQSTAQSMAELLQQIEHSITKTTSTTYAQSLLSNLTDAVNASSNNTAYVSALVNALNTLGVGVFPTTTSTHVVLNPPGQVVFYPANSILGSTSSNSNNQQQYNNTLLMNTLQGELSANNQNNPNGCTNQVQCLEQFIQNLAPLAATPTSNNQANQQVQAIAQKLQSVAINALDNNAINNTTYILNNLHNALNFQAYESTIEQYNNALKQISWISFTEPKNLLKNTSNNYQIGTVTNAQGQNISAYDCASATGSLSSDASSGISCSATSSTNGSTNSTNSFDNSLVATSKVQTIGGKEQIGVNSFNLVSQVWSVYNSLKTSEENLQKNAKILCTNGTQSGTSSCGNSGGLSISGNSQLQNILSSTNGASATAQAKSNAPKLKAMVVVNNEEETKTTNLAQNSGPTTQSPNSTVMGALNTVLQNVSNFQQSIQSAFQSQSSNIQAWANAIYNTNGNQSQNLTTSNNQDLRIQLRANFYQLINTIDQQTPTSVQAMIAQSQQTQQTSGSANTNSPCANGMNGSNNTNWCYQQWSDSKAYYSGLQSALGYQTQATTQSGSSGGSSITYNVQQITLTSNGLLNQIITNLKSVNGGSNGGSSGNGTSQINTAYQMLTDASDGKLGTYNSSGNSGSNNGYTPCNSTNGSNGTSGNNCYTPSKTQSATTATTNATTNENNSLQKVYNDAQKIANIIASSGNNKGVENGLKQFFEALKSNSSSLSNLCNGSSGTSSTCSGGLINLLGAIPMNGVSDTNNLIHLLTEFIKTAGFIQNNDSNVSTSLTSAFQAITSAISQGFQALQNDISPNAILTLLQEITSNTTTIQSFSQTLRQLLGDKTFFMVQQKLIDAMINARNQVQNAQNQANNYGSQPVLSQYAASKSTQHGMSNGLGVGIGYKYFFGKARKLGLRHYFFFDYGFSEIGLANQSVKANIFAYGVGTDFLWNLFRRTYNTKALNFGLFAGVQLGGATWLSSLRQQIIDNWGNANDIHSTNFQVALNFGVRTNFAEFKRFAKKFHNQGVISQKSVEFGIKVPLINQAYLNSAGADVSYRRLYTFYINYIMGF; from the coding sequence ATGATAAAAAAAACTAAAAAATTCATACTATTCTTTTTGGTTAGCTCCCTCTTAGCTGAAGACAATGGCTGGTATATGTCTGTAGGCTATCAAATCGGTGGCACGCAACAATTCATCAATAACAAACAACTTTTAGAAAATCAAAATATCATCAATAGCGTAACCCAAAGCGCGATCAATATTGCAGGGCCTACTACCGGTTTAATCACTTTAAGCTCTCAAAGCGTCATTGACGCTTTAGGCTATGGCGTGAGTAACACTGTTGGCAACCAATTAGAGGGCATTTCTAATATCTTAAACCAAATTGGCAAAAGAAAAGACTTTTATTCTAGCCGTCAAATCTCTAGCATTTCCCAGCAAATCATAGGGCTTAAAGGAAGCTCTGATCCCTTAAAAGCCCACTCTTCACAAATCACAGCCAAACTCCTTTCCAACACCCAGAGCGCGTTTGATAAAGGCATCGCGCTAAGCACTAGCATCATTAGCTCTATCAATAGCCTTAATCCCAGCAACAACACCCAAGAAGTCAAAGCCCAGCTCCAAAGCACCGCGCAATCCATGGCGGAATTATTGCAACAAATTGAACACAGCATCACTAAAACCACTAGCACCACTTACGCGCAATCCTTACTCTCCAATCTGACCGATGCGGTGAATGCCTCTAGCAATAATACCGCTTATGTGAGCGCTCTTGTTAACGCTTTAAACACTTTAGGGGTGGGGGTTTTCCCTACCACAACCTCAACGCATGTGGTGCTAAACCCACCAGGACAAGTCGTATTCTATCCAGCTAATTCCATTTTAGGCTCTACTTCTTCAAACAGCAACAACCAACAACAATACAACAACACCCTTTTAATGAACACCTTACAAGGGGAATTAAGCGCTAATAACCAAAATAACCCCAATGGTTGTACCAATCAAGTCCAGTGTTTGGAGCAATTCATCCAAAATTTAGCCCCTTTAGCCGCAACCCCCACTTCAAACAACCAAGCCAACCAGCAAGTCCAAGCCATCGCTCAAAAGCTTCAAAGCGTTGCTATCAACGCTTTAGACAACAATGCGATCAACAACACCACTTATATTTTAAACAACTTGCACAACGCCTTGAATTTCCAAGCCTATGAAAGCACGATAGAACAATACAATAACGCTTTAAAACAAATTTCTTGGATCAGTTTCACTGAGCCTAAAAACTTGCTCAAAAACACTTCTAACAATTACCAAATCGGCACGGTTACCAACGCTCAAGGGCAAAATATCAGCGCCTATGATTGCGCAAGTGCTACTGGAAGCCTTTCTAGCGATGCTTCTAGCGGGATTTCATGCTCAGCCACAAGCTCCACAAATGGCTCTACAAACAGCACAAACAGCTTTGATAATTCTTTAGTCGCTACCTCCAAAGTCCAAACCATAGGGGGCAAAGAGCAGATCGGCGTGAATTCTTTCAACTTGGTTTCTCAAGTGTGGAGCGTTTATAACTCTTTAAAAACTTCAGAAGAAAATTTGCAAAAAAACGCCAAGATATTATGCACTAATGGGACACAATCCGGGACAAGCTCATGCGGCAACTCTGGGGGTTTGAGTATCAGCGGGAACTCCCAATTGCAAAACATTTTAAGCTCTACTAATGGGGCTAGCGCTACCGCTCAAGCTAAAAGCAACGCTCCCAAACTGAAAGCGATGGTGGTTGTGAACAATGAAGAAGAAACTAAAACGACTAATTTAGCCCAAAATAGTGGGCCAACCACACAATCTCCTAACAGCACGGTAATGGGAGCTTTAAACACCGTGTTGCAAAATGTCAGCAATTTCCAACAAAGCATTCAAAGCGCTTTTCAAAGCCAAAGCAGTAATATCCAAGCTTGGGCGAATGCGATTTATAACACCAATGGGAATCAATCGCAAAATTTAACTACTAGCAATAACCAAGATTTACGCATCCAATTGAGAGCGAATTTTTACCAGCTCATCAATACGATTGACCAACAAACGCCCACTTCAGTGCAAGCCATGATCGCTCAAAGCCAGCAAACCCAACAAACAAGCGGATCAGCAAATACAAATAGTCCATGCGCAAATGGAATGAATGGGAGTAATAATACCAACTGGTGCTATCAGCAGTGGTCCGATTCTAAGGCTTATTACAGCGGGTTGCAAAGCGCTTTAGGGTATCAAACACAAGCGACAACTCAAAGCGGGAGCAGTGGTGGGAGCAGCATCACCTACAATGTCCAACAAATCACGCTCACTAGTAATGGTTTGCTCAATCAAATCATCACAAATCTTAAGAGCGTTAATGGGGGCAGTAATGGGGGAAGCAGTGGAAATGGGACTAGTCAAATCAACACAGCCTACCAGATGCTCACAGACGCCAGCGATGGGAAATTAGGGACTTATAATAGTAGCGGTAATAGTGGCAGTAACAACGGCTATACGCCATGCAATAGCACCAACGGAAGCAATGGAACGAGTGGGAACAATTGCTACACCCCTAGCAAAACACAAAGCGCCACCACCGCAACCACTAACGCAACCACTAATGAAAATAATAGCTTGCAAAAAGTCTATAATGACGCCCAAAAAATAGCCAACATTATCGCCAGCTCTGGGAATAATAAAGGCGTTGAAAACGGCTTAAAACAATTCTTTGAAGCGCTAAAAAGTAATAGTAGCAGTCTCAGTAATTTGTGTAATGGTAGTAGTGGCACTAGCTCTACTTGCTCCGGTGGGCTTATCAACCTTTTAGGGGCAATCCCTATGAATGGGGTGAGCGATACGAATAATTTAATCCATTTGCTCACTGAATTTATTAAAACCGCTGGGTTTATCCAAAATAATGATAGTAATGTATCTACTAGTCTTACAAGCGCTTTTCAAGCGATCACGAGCGCTATTTCTCAAGGGTTTCAAGCCTTGCAAAACGATATTAGCCCTAATGCGATTTTAACCTTGCTCCAAGAAATCACTTCTAACACCACCACCATTCAGTCGTTCTCGCAAACCTTACGACAGCTTTTAGGGGATAAAACCTTCTTTATGGTGCAACAAAAGCTCATTGATGCGATGATTAACGCCAGAAATCAGGTTCAAAACGCGCAAAATCAAGCCAATAACTACGGCTCTCAACCCGTTTTAAGCCAGTATGCGGCCTCTAAAAGCACCCAACATGGCATGAGCAACGGCTTAGGGGTTGGCATAGGCTATAAATACTTCTTTGGTAAGGCTAGGAAATTGGGCCTTAGGCATTATTTTTTCTTTGATTACGGCTTTAGTGAAATAGGCCTAGCCAATCAAAGCGTGAAAGCGAATATCTTTGCTTATGGGGTAGGCACGGATTTTTTATGGAACTTGTTCAGGAGGACTTACAACACTAAAGCGTTGAATTTTGGGCTATTTGCTGGGGTCCAACTGGGTGGCGCAACCTGGCTTAGCTCCTTAAGGCAACAAATCATTGACAACTGGGGGAACGCTAATGACATCCATTCAACGAATTTTCAAGTGGCGCTGAATTTTGGGGTGCGCACCAACTTTGCGGAGTTTAAGCGTTTCGCTAAGAAATTCCACAATCAAGGGGTTATCAGCCAAAAGAGCGTGGAATTTGGGATCAAAGTGCCTCTCATCAATCAAGCGTATTTGAATAGCGCCGGGGCTGATGTGAGCTATAGGAGACTTTATACTTTCTATATCAATTACATCATGGGGTTTTAA